A genomic region of Streptosporangium lutulentum contains the following coding sequences:
- a CDS encoding nucleosidase, producing MAMELAGKIIADRPLLVLAVKDEAQFLDVGLPVLITGLGKVNAAVALSTVLAREPRPSHIVNLGTAGALRPGWTGTHVVSTVIQHDLDTDLLLALTGETYGAALTLNEDDGPILATGDTFIADESARDRLAARAHLVDMEGYALAAAAARAGIPIRIVKHVSDEANEDAARSWRESVADCARVLAEWAARNIAHRP from the coding sequence ATGGCCATGGAACTCGCCGGCAAAATCATCGCCGATCGCCCGTTGCTCGTGCTCGCGGTCAAGGATGAAGCGCAATTCCTTGACGTCGGCCTGCCGGTGTTGATCACCGGCCTGGGCAAGGTCAACGCCGCGGTCGCGTTGAGCACCGTTCTCGCCCGTGAGCCCCGCCCCTCCCACATCGTCAATCTGGGCACCGCGGGGGCGCTGCGCCCGGGGTGGACGGGCACCCACGTCGTCAGCACCGTGATCCAGCACGACCTGGACACCGATCTGCTGCTCGCCCTCACCGGCGAGACCTACGGAGCGGCGCTGACACTGAATGAGGACGACGGCCCGATCCTGGCGACCGGCGACACCTTCATCGCGGACGAGAGCGCACGCGACCGGCTCGCCGCCCGTGCCCACCTGGTCGACATGGAGGGCTACGCCTTGGCGGCGGCCGCGGCCCGGGCCGGGATCCCGATCCGGATCGTCAAGCACGTCAGCGACGAGGCGAACGAGGACGCGGCGAGAAGCTGGCGCGAGTCGGTGGCCGACTGCGCGCGGGTCCTGGCCGAGTGGGCCGCCCGGAACATCGCCCATCGGCCCTGA
- a CDS encoding glycosyltransferase family 4 protein codes for MGRADVYERMRSWLLGSGATWARWTALRLLRLVDLWRARSAPEPSADKVRILLFHAYGMGGTIRTVLNLAGYLAHGHDVEIVSLIRAQHRPFFPIPPGVKVSFLDDRTERKGRTRALLSRLPSVLVPSTEPTYRRCSLWTDLVLLRYLRSLRGGVLITTRPSLNLFAASFAPPEVITIGQEHRNLAAHKPPLRKIIVRRYGRLDVLVTLTRADLEHYARAVPNPHLVCIPNALPPLGEGRAWLEGTTAVALGRLERVKGFDLLLTAWRLVCDRRPEWTLRIYGSGPWMDRLKTQIDELDLTDRAFLMGRTDRVGEELSKAAMFLLSSRSEGMPMALIEAMSKGLPAVAFDCPTGPGEIITDGVDGRLVEPKNVEALAEAICELIDDQDLRRKLGAAAQNTAAAYDLQTIGSRWDTLLAEAVRRRTLSGSR; via the coding sequence GTGGGGCGGGCCGACGTGTACGAACGGATGCGGAGCTGGCTGCTGGGGTCTGGGGCGACCTGGGCGCGCTGGACGGCGCTGCGGCTGCTCAGACTGGTGGATCTGTGGCGGGCCCGCAGTGCGCCCGAGCCGAGTGCCGACAAAGTACGGATCCTGCTGTTTCACGCCTATGGCATGGGCGGCACCATCCGCACGGTGCTCAATCTCGCCGGGTATCTGGCACACGGCCACGACGTGGAGATCGTCAGCCTGATCCGCGCCCAGCACCGGCCGTTCTTCCCCATTCCCCCGGGCGTCAAGGTCTCGTTCCTGGACGACCGCACCGAGCGGAAGGGCAGGACGCGCGCGCTGCTGTCGCGGTTGCCGAGCGTGCTCGTGCCCTCGACCGAGCCGACCTACCGGCGCTGCTCGCTCTGGACCGACCTTGTCCTGTTGCGTTACCTGCGCTCGCTCCGCGGCGGAGTGCTGATCACCACCCGGCCCAGCCTCAACCTGTTCGCCGCCTCCTTCGCCCCGCCCGAGGTCATCACCATCGGCCAGGAACACCGCAACCTGGCCGCGCACAAGCCCCCGCTCCGCAAAATCATCGTGCGCAGGTACGGCAGGCTGGACGTGCTGGTGACCTTGACCCGAGCCGACCTGGAGCACTACGCCCGCGCCGTGCCGAATCCCCATCTGGTCTGCATCCCCAACGCGCTGCCGCCCCTCGGCGAGGGACGCGCCTGGCTGGAGGGCACCACCGCCGTCGCGCTGGGACGGCTGGAGCGGGTCAAGGGCTTCGACCTGCTCCTGACGGCCTGGCGCCTGGTCTGCGACCGCCGCCCGGAATGGACGTTGCGCATCTACGGCTCCGGCCCGTGGATGGACCGGCTGAAGACGCAGATCGACGAGCTGGACCTGACGGACCGCGCCTTCCTCATGGGCCGGACCGACCGGGTCGGCGAGGAGTTGTCCAAGGCCGCGATGTTCCTGCTCAGCTCCCGTTCCGAAGGCATGCCCATGGCCCTGATCGAGGCCATGAGCAAGGGCCTGCCGGCGGTCGCCTTCGACTGCCCCACCGGTCCCGGAGAGATCATCACCGACGGTGTCGACGGCCGGCTGGTCGAGCCGAAGAACGTCGAGGCCCTCGCCGAGGCGATCTGCGAGCTCATCGACGACCAGGACCTGCGCCGCAAACTCGGCGCCGCCGCCCAGAACACCGCCGCGGCCTACGACCTTCAGACCATCGGCTCCCGCTGGGACACGCTGCTGGCCGAGGCCGTACGGCGCAGGACCCTGTCCGGGTCCCGGTAG
- a CDS encoding DUF2306 domain-containing protein produces the protein MRTTAENPPPPAGDTSLPAAERRRWWQRPWMAPLGLVVVLFLAFSLPPYLIGDPAQSRVPQPPGFPAHYPLLVAHVMFSSIAMLTCFMQVWPWFRQRHPVVHRYLGRTYVFAGVLPAGLTGLVIGALTPFGPVLAVSNVMLALLWLAFTATGYRMARQRRYVEHRRWMLRSFALTFSILTNRIWGVIVTVALGPSLETTFQGNETMFTWTISGLSGWLGWTVILLVVEWWLERGRTRKRPTRARRAPDLTPVS, from the coding sequence ATGCGCACGACCGCGGAAAACCCGCCGCCCCCCGCCGGTGACACCTCGCTCCCGGCCGCCGAGCGCAGGCGCTGGTGGCAGCGTCCGTGGATGGCACCGCTGGGCCTCGTGGTGGTCCTGTTCCTCGCGTTCTCGTTACCGCCGTATCTCATCGGCGACCCCGCCCAGTCGCGGGTTCCCCAGCCCCCCGGGTTCCCCGCGCACTACCCCCTGCTGGTGGCCCACGTCATGTTCTCCTCGATCGCGATGCTCACCTGCTTCATGCAGGTGTGGCCCTGGTTCCGTCAGCGCCATCCGGTCGTCCACCGGTACCTCGGCCGGACCTACGTCTTCGCCGGTGTGCTGCCGGCCGGGCTGACGGGGCTGGTCATCGGGGCGCTCACACCGTTCGGGCCGGTGCTGGCGGTCAGCAACGTGATGCTCGCGCTGCTGTGGCTGGCGTTCACCGCCACCGGTTACCGGATGGCCCGGCAGCGGCGGTACGTCGAGCACCGGCGCTGGATGCTGCGCAGCTTCGCGCTGACGTTCTCCATCCTCACGAACCGGATCTGGGGAGTGATCGTGACCGTGGCGCTCGGCCCGTCATTGGAGACCACGTTCCAGGGCAACGAGACGATGTTCACCTGGACCATCTCCGGCCTGTCCGGCTGGCTGGGGTGGACGGTGATCCTTCTGGTCGTCGAGTGGTGGCTGGAGCGCGGCCGCACGAGGAAGCGCCCCACCCGGGCGCGGCGCGCACCCGATCTCACACCTGTCAGCTGA
- a CDS encoding TetR/AcrR family transcriptional regulator, which translates to MSENTEGELPRTLEVLWGRSRQRARGPAQALSLERIVATAIDLADAEGMSALSMARLAERLGCATMSLYRHVANKDELQVFMLDAAPGPPPEFDTAPADWRAALSEWALGLLGVYHRHPWILRVAVDPPLDPGQLAWMDAGLRTLGGTALRPHDKMSVVLLVTHYVRGEAQISANPLRAGADGAEAMGEYGEILARLVDTERFPALAEVVAAGGLAEDDDPLADFRSGLECVLDGVDVRVRAAQEASQ; encoded by the coding sequence ATGAGCGAGAACACCGAGGGCGAGCTGCCCCGCACGCTGGAAGTCCTCTGGGGCCGTTCGCGACAGCGCGCCAGAGGTCCGGCGCAGGCCCTCAGCCTGGAGCGGATCGTGGCGACGGCCATCGACCTCGCCGACGCCGAGGGCATGTCGGCCCTGTCCATGGCGCGCCTCGCCGAGCGGCTGGGCTGCGCCACGATGTCGCTGTATCGGCACGTCGCGAACAAGGACGAGCTGCAGGTGTTCATGCTGGACGCCGCCCCGGGACCGCCTCCGGAGTTCGACACCGCACCGGCCGACTGGCGCGCGGCGCTGTCGGAGTGGGCCCTCGGTCTGCTCGGCGTCTACCACCGCCATCCGTGGATCCTGCGGGTCGCCGTCGATCCGCCACTGGACCCCGGGCAACTCGCCTGGATGGACGCGGGTCTGCGCACGCTCGGCGGCACGGCACTGCGTCCGCACGACAAGATGTCGGTGGTCCTGCTGGTGACGCACTACGTACGAGGCGAGGCGCAGATCTCGGCGAACCCGCTCCGGGCCGGCGCCGACGGGGCGGAGGCCATGGGGGAGTACGGCGAGATCCTCGCCCGTCTGGTGGACACCGAACGGTTCCCCGCCCTGGCCGAGGTCGTCGCCGCCGGTGGCCTTGCCGAGGACGACGACCCGCTGGCCGACTTCAGGTCCGGTCTGGAGTGCGTCCTCGACGGCGTGGACGTGAGGGTGCGAGCCGCCCAGGAGGCGAGCCAATAG
- a CDS encoding class I SAM-dependent methyltransferase — MTTPDPAQRHSSARLGWRESNRAWWDERVPLHASGELFDVSGFQDGRDTLRPFEASEVGDVTGKTLLHLQCGIGLDTLSWARRGARVTGLDFSEPAVEKARTLAAGIGVADARFVAADVYDAERVLGEKTFDIVYTGIGALCWLPDLGLWARTVASLVAPGGFLYLVERHPIADVLGKDGRTVTRDYFLREATVADEPGSYADQDAPTTANRSVQWQHGLGDVVSTLIASGLRLEFLHEHAFTFYPQFPVLQQTTQGIYRIPAGRPQVPLVYSLRASKQELR, encoded by the coding sequence ATGACGACTCCTGACCCCGCGCAACGGCACTCCTCCGCTCGCCTCGGGTGGCGGGAGAGCAACCGCGCCTGGTGGGATGAGCGCGTACCGCTGCATGCCTCCGGTGAGCTCTTCGACGTCTCCGGCTTTCAGGACGGTCGTGACACCCTGCGCCCCTTCGAGGCCTCCGAGGTCGGCGACGTCACGGGCAAGACCCTGCTGCACCTGCAGTGCGGGATCGGGTTGGACACCCTCTCCTGGGCCCGGCGCGGAGCCCGGGTCACCGGCCTGGACTTCTCCGAACCGGCCGTCGAGAAGGCCCGGACGCTCGCCGCCGGGATCGGCGTGGCCGACGCCCGCTTCGTGGCCGCCGACGTCTACGACGCCGAACGGGTTCTGGGAGAGAAGACGTTCGACATCGTCTACACCGGGATCGGCGCCCTGTGCTGGCTCCCGGATCTCGGCCTGTGGGCGCGGACCGTGGCCTCGCTGGTGGCGCCCGGCGGTTTCCTCTACCTCGTCGAACGTCACCCGATCGCGGACGTCCTGGGCAAGGACGGCCGGACGGTCACGCGCGACTACTTCCTGCGCGAGGCCACCGTGGCCGACGAACCGGGCAGCTACGCCGACCAGGACGCGCCGACCACGGCCAACCGCAGCGTGCAGTGGCAGCACGGACTCGGTGACGTGGTCAGCACGCTCATCGCGTCCGGCCTGCGCCTGGAGTTCCTGCACGAGCACGCCTTCACGTTCTACCCGCAGTTCCCCGTCCTGCAGCAGACCACGCAGGGCATCTATCGCATCCCCGCCGGGCGGCCACAGGTGCCGCTGGTCTACTCCCTGCGCGCGTCGAAACAAGAGCTCCGCTGA
- a CDS encoding GMC family oxidoreductase has translation MDDYDVVVVGAGTAGCVMAARLSEDAGVRVLLLEAGARKPLETRPPDWLSLQGTSADWAGTSVVQAATGTRIPWPRGRGLGGSSAINGMVFVRSHRSSYDRWVEAGAEGWGFDDLLPYMRRSEHAEGRDPALRGAGGPLTVSPPSPLHPVSEAALAGVAQLGYRAATDINGGMEEGFGLTDQNIVGGRRQSAADAYLVPVLDRPNLTVLTGAPAHRVRVAAGRCTGVEYGVGGEVFTAGCRGEVVLTAGTVGSAQLLMQSGIGPGAHLREVGVEVLLDLPGVGANLQDHPRSMVVYSPARPIPATVNGHGEVIGLIRSDPALDAPDLQLQVMAIPYFAPSLPPELPTPGQGYSIAFSAMAPRSRGSVRLAGAGPGTAPLLDPNYYGDPHDLEVMTVGLRVARAIGCTAALDAWRGAEVLPGPEVKDDDSVRAYLYRSLRTYSHQVGTCRMGADDMAVVDTGLRVRGIDGLRVADASVMPSVVSANTNATVYAIAERAAALIRAR, from the coding sequence ATGGACGATTACGACGTCGTCGTCGTGGGTGCGGGGACGGCCGGCTGCGTGATGGCCGCACGGTTGTCGGAGGACGCCGGCGTGCGCGTGCTCCTGCTGGAGGCCGGCGCGCGGAAGCCGTTGGAGACGAGGCCGCCCGACTGGCTGAGCCTGCAGGGGACGTCGGCGGACTGGGCCGGCACCTCGGTGGTGCAGGCCGCGACGGGGACGAGGATTCCCTGGCCGCGTGGGCGTGGTCTCGGCGGGTCCTCGGCCATCAACGGCATGGTGTTCGTCCGCAGTCATCGTTCGAGTTATGACAGATGGGTGGAAGCCGGCGCCGAGGGCTGGGGATTCGACGACCTGCTTCCGTACATGCGGCGCAGCGAGCACGCGGAAGGACGCGATCCCGCGCTCCGGGGTGCCGGCGGCCCGCTGACGGTGAGCCCGCCGTCACCACTTCATCCCGTGTCGGAGGCCGCGCTGGCCGGGGTCGCCCAACTCGGTTACCGGGCGGCGACGGACATCAACGGCGGCATGGAGGAAGGGTTCGGCCTGACGGACCAGAACATCGTCGGCGGCAGGCGGCAGAGCGCCGCCGACGCCTATCTCGTTCCGGTGCTGGACCGCCCCAACCTCACGGTGCTGACCGGCGCGCCGGCGCACCGGGTGCGGGTGGCGGCCGGACGCTGCACCGGTGTGGAGTACGGCGTGGGCGGCGAGGTGTTCACGGCGGGGTGCCGGGGAGAGGTCGTGCTGACCGCGGGCACGGTGGGATCCGCGCAGTTGCTGATGCAGTCCGGCATCGGCCCCGGGGCCCACCTGCGCGAGGTCGGAGTGGAGGTTCTCCTCGACCTCCCAGGGGTCGGGGCGAACCTGCAGGACCACCCCAGGTCCATGGTCGTCTACAGCCCGGCGCGCCCGATCCCGGCCACCGTGAACGGCCACGGCGAGGTGATCGGTCTGATCCGCAGCGACCCCGCCCTGGACGCACCGGATCTCCAGCTCCAGGTCATGGCGATTCCGTACTTCGCCCCCTCGCTGCCGCCCGAACTGCCCACCCCCGGCCAGGGGTATTCGATCGCCTTCTCCGCGATGGCTCCCCGCAGCCGCGGCTCGGTCCGGCTGGCCGGCGCCGGGCCGGGAACGGCCCCCCTGCTGGATCCGAACTACTACGGCGACCCGCACGACCTGGAGGTGATGACCGTGGGGCTGCGCGTCGCCCGCGCGATCGGGTGCACGGCCGCCCTGGACGCGTGGCGCGGCGCGGAGGTGCTGCCGGGCCCGGAGGTGAAGGACGACGACAGCGTGCGCGCCTACCTGTACAGGAGCCTGCGGACCTACTCCCACCAGGTCGGAACGTGCCGGATGGGCGCGGACGACATGGCCGTCGTCGACACCGGCCTGCGCGTGCGCGGCATCGACGGCCTGCGGGTGGCCGACGCGTCCGTGATGCCCTCCGTCGTGTCCGCCAACACCAATGCCACCGTCTACGCCATCGCCGAGCGCGCGGCCGCTCTCATCCGGGCGCGGTGA
- a CDS encoding glycoside hydrolase family 6 protein produces the protein MPRRSVLATFCAALMVASGAAVAVASGAFAADSTFYVDPQTNAAKWVAANPGDSRAAVIRDRIAAVPQARWFTTTNTSAVRAQVSALVGAAASAGKTPILVVYNIPNRDCSGASTGGAPNHTAYRQWIDEVAAGLQGRPAAIILEPDVLPIMTNCMNSSQQQETNASMAYAGKKLKAASSTAKVYFDIGHSAWLSPSDAAARLRAADIANSADGISLNVSNYRSNSTEIAYAKNILAATGVSRLRAVIDTSRNGNGPQGSEWCDPAGRAIGTPSTNVTGDSMIDAFLWIKLPGEADGCIAGAGQFVPQRAYDLAMAAPPPSDPPTTPPTVPPTPPVTPTPTPTVVPPGGKACTATYRLTGSWQGGFQAEVTVKSTGGAATAGWTANWSFPNGQSITQLWNGTHTQSGAGVSVRNVAHNGNLSPGASTSFGFTGNWSGTNGVPSSVSCTAA, from the coding sequence ATGCCAAGAAGGTCAGTTCTGGCCACGTTCTGCGCGGCTCTGATGGTCGCGTCCGGCGCTGCGGTCGCCGTCGCCTCCGGCGCGTTCGCGGCCGACTCAACGTTCTACGTCGATCCGCAGACCAACGCGGCCAAATGGGTCGCGGCCAACCCGGGGGACTCCCGTGCCGCGGTCATCCGCGACCGGATCGCCGCCGTGCCGCAGGCCCGCTGGTTCACCACCACGAACACCTCCGCCGTGCGCGCTCAGGTGTCGGCGCTCGTCGGCGCGGCGGCGAGCGCGGGCAAGACCCCCATCCTGGTCGTCTACAACATCCCGAACCGGGACTGCAGCGGCGCGAGCACCGGTGGCGCACCCAACCACACGGCCTACCGGCAGTGGATCGACGAGGTCGCGGCCGGCCTTCAGGGACGCCCCGCGGCGATCATCTTGGAACCTGACGTACTCCCGATCATGACCAACTGCATGAACTCCTCCCAGCAGCAGGAGACCAACGCCTCCATGGCGTACGCCGGCAAGAAGCTCAAGGCGGCCTCGTCGACGGCCAAGGTCTACTTCGACATCGGGCACTCGGCGTGGCTGTCGCCCTCCGACGCCGCGGCCCGCCTGAGGGCGGCGGACATCGCGAACAGCGCGGACGGCATCTCTCTCAACGTCTCCAACTACCGGTCGAACTCCACCGAGATCGCCTACGCCAAGAACATCCTCGCCGCCACCGGCGTCTCCCGGCTGCGCGCGGTGATCGACACGAGCCGCAACGGCAACGGCCCGCAGGGCAGCGAGTGGTGCGACCCGGCCGGCCGGGCGATCGGCACGCCGAGCACGAACGTGACCGGCGACTCCATGATCGACGCATTCCTCTGGATCAAGCTGCCGGGCGAGGCGGACGGCTGCATCGCGGGGGCCGGGCAGTTCGTGCCGCAGCGCGCCTACGACCTGGCCATGGCGGCTCCGCCGCCCTCCGACCCGCCCACCACCCCGCCCACCGTGCCTCCGACTCCTCCCGTCACCCCCACGCCGACTCCCACCGTCGTCCCGCCCGGAGGCAAGGCGTGCACCGCCACCTACAGGCTCACCGGCTCCTGGCAGGGCGGCTTCCAGGCCGAAGTGACCGTGAAGAGCACCGGGGGAGCGGCCACGGCGGGCTGGACGGCGAACTGGTCCTTCCCGAACGGTCAGAGCATCACCCAGCTCTGGAACGGCACGCACACCCAGAGCGGAGCCGGCGTCTCGGTGAGGAACGTGGCGCACAACGGAAACCTCTCCCCGGGCGCCTCCACGTCCTTCGGCTTCACCGGTAACTGGTCCGGAACCAACGGTGTGCCGTCCTCCGTGAGCTGCACCGCCGCCTGA
- a CDS encoding MarR family winged helix-turn-helix transcriptional regulator, with the protein MTDAQWLSKTETDAWTAYVAATHLLERRVEEQLKASGLTHAQYEILTKLSVSTGRRLRMTELARQVVVSKSGITYQIRQLEKRGLVERTTHPSDDRGVLAVLTEEGVRCLERTSPGHVAVVRACLIDRLTPDELQIMTRIMTKAAEAMTSAAGRRLGAPIPARPTEPSSLTWGG; encoded by the coding sequence ATGACGGACGCTCAATGGCTCAGCAAGACGGAGACGGACGCCTGGACGGCGTATGTCGCGGCGACCCATCTGCTGGAGCGGCGCGTCGAGGAGCAGCTGAAAGCCTCCGGTCTAACCCATGCCCAGTACGAGATCCTGACAAAGCTCTCGGTCTCCACCGGACGGCGGTTGCGGATGACTGAGCTCGCCCGCCAGGTGGTGGTGTCCAAGAGCGGGATCACCTACCAGATCCGCCAGCTCGAGAAACGGGGTCTCGTCGAGCGGACCACCCACCCCTCCGACGACCGGGGCGTCCTCGCCGTGCTCACCGAGGAGGGCGTGCGCTGCCTGGAGCGGACCTCCCCGGGGCATGTGGCCGTCGTTCGCGCCTGCCTGATCGATCGGCTCACTCCCGACGAACTCCAGATCATGACCCGGATCATGACAAAGGCCGCCGAGGCGATGACCTCGGCGGCCGGCCGGCGGCTCGGGGCGCCCATCCCCGCCCGGCCGACGGAGCCCTCGTCCCTCACCTGGGGCGGCTGA
- a CDS encoding DoxX family protein, whose protein sequence is MFDTLRLGALLLARIGIGAIFLFHGIQKFTTTGIAGVATFFESVGVPLPGVAAPGVAALEVVGGIALILGAALPVFGTLLALDMIGAIVFVHGMNGFVVENGGFEFVLALAAGSLAVGFGGGGAFAVDGMLRQRRRQRAMA, encoded by the coding sequence ATGTTTGACACGCTTCGTCTCGGTGCTCTCCTGCTGGCACGGATCGGCATCGGGGCGATCTTCCTCTTCCACGGTATACAAAAGTTCACGACCACGGGGATCGCCGGGGTCGCGACGTTCTTCGAATCGGTGGGGGTGCCGCTGCCGGGGGTGGCCGCGCCGGGGGTGGCCGCGCTTGAGGTCGTCGGCGGGATCGCCCTCATCTTGGGCGCCGCACTGCCCGTCTTCGGCACCCTGCTCGCGCTGGACATGATCGGCGCGATCGTGTTCGTCCACGGGATGAACGGCTTCGTGGTGGAGAACGGCGGCTTCGAGTTCGTTCTCGCTCTCGCGGCGGGCAGCCTGGCCGTCGGCTTCGGCGGCGGTGGAGCGTTCGCCGTCGACGGCATGCTGCGGCAGCGAAGGCGGCAGCGAGCCATGGCGTAA